In Gymnogyps californianus isolate 813 chromosome 1, ASM1813914v2, whole genome shotgun sequence, the following are encoded in one genomic region:
- the FHL2 gene encoding four and a half LIM domains protein 2, producing the protein MTERFDCHYCKESLFGKKYILREDSPYCMKCYENLYSNTCEECKKPIGADCKDLSYKDRHWHETCFHCFQCKNSLVDKPFAAKDEHLLCTDCYSNEYSSKCNECKKTIMPGTRKMEYKGNSWHETCFICYRCQQPIGTKSFIPKDNQNFCVPCYEKQFAMQCVQCKKAITTGGVTYREQPWHKECFVCTGCKKQLSGQRFTSRDEFAYCLSCFCNLYAKKCAGCTNPISGLGGTKYISFEERQWHNDCFNCKKCSLSLVGRGFLTERDDILCPECGKDI; encoded by the exons ATGACTGAACGCTTTGACTGCCACTACTGCAAAGAGTCCCTGTTTGGTAAGAAGTACATCCTGAGGGAGGACAGCCCCTACTGCATGAAATGCTACGAAAACCTTTATTCCAACACCTGCGAGGAATGCAAAAAACCTATTGGCGCTGACTGCAAG GATCTGTCGTACAAGGACCGCCACTGGCATGAAACCTGCTTCCACTGCTTCCAGTGCAAGAATTCATTGGTGGACAAACCTTTTGCTGCAAAAGACGAACATCTACTTTGTACTGATTGCTACTCCAACGAATACTCTTCCAAATGTAATGAGTGCAAGAAGACTATTATGCCAG GTACTCGGAAGATGGAATACAAGGGCAACAGCTGGCACGAGACCTGCTTTATCTGCTACCGCTGCCAACAGCCTATCGGGACAAAGAGTTTCATCCCTAAGGACAATCAAAACTTTTGCGTACCCTGCTATGAAAAGCAGTTTGCCATGCAGTGCGTCCAGTGCAAGAAG GCTATCACTACAGGAGGTGTTACTTACCGGGAGCAGCCGTGGCATAAGGAGTGCTTCGTCTGTACTGGATGCAAGAAGCAGTTGTCTGGACAACGCTTTACCTCCAGGGATGAGTTCGCATATTGcctgagctgcttctgcaaCCTCTACGCCAAAAAGTGTGCTGGATGCACAAACCCAATCAGTG GACTCGGAGGAACCAAGTACATCTCCTTTGAAGAACGGCAGTGGCATAATGATTGCTTTAACTGTAAGAAGTGCTCTCTCTCGTTAGTGGGTCGCGGCTTCCTCACAGAAAGGGATGACATCCTTTGCCCTGAATGTGGGAAGGATATTTAA